AAGTAGTTCATTAGCTCATCCATCCTATAAATAATCCACGGTTTTGGCATGGTTCTAATAATACCCCTGTCAACCAGAGATGACAGCTGCTTTGCGGCGGTAACCCTTGTCGTTCCTGCGTACCTGGCTAATTCATCCTGGGTCAGATTTACCTTCAATTCAATTCCGTTTTTTGTGCTATAACCAAACTGCCGACAGAGGTTGATAATACTTTTGACAATTCGCTGTTCTGCCGTGAGATAGTTATCTTCAATCATTTGTGCCGTACTGCAAAGCTTTTTTGCAATATCCTCATATAGATACCAAAGAATTTCCGGTTCCTGTGATATCAACTGTTTGACATACCTCTTATTTATTTCCAAGTTCACGGCCGGTTCCAGAACTTCAACTGTCATCGTATGGACATAGTCTTCCACTAACGTGATATTGCCGTAAATATCATTCGGCCGAAAAAACTGCAATATTCTTTGTTGACCATTTTCGGATGTGCGATATGCCATCAAGACACCGCTCAAAAGTATATAAATATGATTTCCTATTGTCCCCTCTCTAAAAACGATATCTTTCTTACGATACTTAACAATTTTAGCAAACTGATAAATTTGTGGATGATTAAGGAGTAATTTATTACCATGCTT
This Clostridia bacterium DNA region includes the following protein-coding sequences:
- a CDS encoding Crp/Fnr family transcriptional regulator; translated protein: MINNAVTLKHGNKLLLNHPQIYQFAKIVKYRKKDIVFREGTIGNHIYILLSGVLMAYRTSENGQQRILQFFRPNDIYGNITLVEDYVHTMTVEVLEPAVNLEINKRYVKQLISQEPEILWYLYEDIAKKLCSTAQMIEDNYLTAEQRIVKSIINLCRQFGYSTKNGIELKVNLTQDELARYAGTTRVTAAKQLSSLVDRGIIRTMPKPWIIYRMDELMNYLQ